A stretch of DNA from Noviherbaspirillum sedimenti:
TACGCCGGCCATCGTCAAACAGCTCCAGGATTTCGTGGTGGTGTTGCCGGGCACGACAAAGATCAATGCCAACACCGCGCCGGTCGAAGTGCTGGCGGCAAAACTGCAGACTATTGATACACTGTCGTCAGCCGATGCGACCAGCCTGGTGGCCAGCAGGGACCAGGCTTACCTGAAAGATAAATGCGATATAGCATTACGGCTCGGGAAAACCAACATGGATTGCGAAGCCCTTGATATCCAGACCGGCTATTTTCTGGTGAATGGCAAGGTCAGCATGAACCGCGCGGGATTGGCAGTGCAGGCATTGATGAAGCGCGAAGGCGCGACGATGCCAAGAGTGATCTGGATTCGGGAAAACTAAAAAAATAGCGAGAACGCCTTGAGTACACTGTATATCCGATTTCCTTCGAAGGCCGCCGCAGAGAACGCGCCGCCCGAGGCCGCGCCGGCGGGCCTCGAATGTCATTTCGCGCTGGCCGCCGACAGCGGCGCCGTCGAGCGCGAAGGCAGCGCCGTGCTCGACCAGCTGGGCGATGTCATCAGCGCGGCGCAGAAAGTGATCCTGCTGCTGGCTGCCAGCGATGTCAACCTGCTGCAGGTGCAGGTGCCGCCGATGTCTGCCACGCGGCTCAAGGCGGCCCTGCCTAACCTGGTCGAGGAACAATTGATGTCCGACCCGGCCGAGTGCATCCTGGCGGTCGGACCGGCGCTGCCCGACGGCATGCGCACGGTCGCCGTAGTCAATCGCGACTGGCTGGAAAAAGCCGCGCAACGCGTGCTGGCGCTGGGCGCGCGCAGCGTTGCCGCCGTGCCGCTGCAGTTATGCCTGCCATATCAGCCCGACTCGGTGGCGGCTGCGTTCGTCAAGTTCGGCGTCAGCCTGGATATCGATCTTGCCTTGCGCACCGGCGAGCAGGAAGGCCTCGGCCTGGCCTTGCTGCCAGCGCAGCCCGACACAGTTGCGCATGAAGCGCTGCAAGCGTTGTGTGCGCTGGTGCCGCACCAGGCCATTGCGCTCTATGTGCCGCAGGAGCACATTCCCGCCTGCCAGGCGGCGGCCGAGGCACTGGCGCAGGAGGAGCGCATCGCCCTGTTCGCCGACAACTGGCCGCGCTGGATCGCCGGCGCCCGCGGCTTGCCGTTCAATCTGGCCGCCGGGCTGGGTGGCGCCGGTGGACCCAGCCTGCACTTGCGTGCCTGGCGCTGGCCGCTGGCATTGGCGGGGCTGGTGTTGCTAATTAACATCGCCGGCATGAATATTGAATGGTGGCGTCTGAAAGGTGAAGCTGGCGAATTGCGCGCCGGTATGACGCAAACCTTTAAGTCGGTGTACCCCAAAGAACCCTTGACCAGCGACCCGGTGTTGCAAATGCGCCGCAATATCGGCCTCGCCCGGCAACGCGCCGGCCAGGCCGCCCCCGACGATTTTCTTGCGCTATCGTCTGCCTTTGGCGAAGCCTGGCAGGGGGCGATGCAGGGCCGCACGACCCCCGGCATCGCGACGCTCGAATACAATGAACGCACCCTGCAGGTAACCCTGAAACCGGAAGGCGAAGCGCCGACCGCGCAGATACAGGCGGCGCTGAAAGCACGCAATCTGTCCCTGACGCCGAAAACCGCCAATGTCTGGCAGATACGGAGCAGCCAATGAATCCGCCCCCCATTTTTGTCCGCTATCGCCAGGCGACGGCCAATTTCTGGAACGCCCGCAATGAGCGCGAACGCAAGCAGCTGCTGCTGGCCGCGGTCGTGGCCGTGTTGGGTCTGACCTACATGCTGCTGATCGAACCTGCCTATCTGGGGCGGCAGCAACTGCAGAAGAACTTGCCGTCCCTGCGCCAGCAGGCAGCCGAATTTCAAACCATGTCGCTGCAGGCTTCTGCCCTGGCGCGCGAAACCCCGCCGCCGGCGCCGCCCATGACGCGCGAAAGCATCGAAGCAGCGCTGGCGCGTGCCGGCTTAAAACCACAAAATGTTGCAATTGCCGGAACTGATCTTGCCAAAGTTCAACTTTCATCCGTATCCTTTGCCGGGATGGTGGCTTGGCTCGACGACATGCAAAAATCTGCCCGGGTAACGGTGGCCGATGCCAATATCACGTCGCAGGGACAAACCGATGTCGTGAATGCGAGCCTGACCTTGCGGCAACAAAAGAGCGAGTAGTGGTGACTAAAAGCAAAGGCATGGTCAGTCGGCTCATGCTATGGTTCCTGGCAGGCATCGTGACCATAGCATTGACCATGCTGGTTTTCCTTCCTGCCAGCTGGATGGCATTCTTGCTGGAGCAGCAGACAGGGGGGCGCCTGACCTTGGGCGATGTGCAGGGCACATTGTGGCGCGGGTCGGCTTTTCTCGGTGCCGCGCCCAGCGGGCGCGATCCGGTAGTGCCGCTTTTGCCTGGGCGTTTTGGCTGGCGCCTGTCGCCACTGGTATTGATCGGCAAGACAAAGTTGACAGTGGAAAATGCCACCGTATTGTCGCAGCCGCTGACCGTCGAGGGCAGTTGGCGCAGCTGGCGGGTCGGCAGCGCGGCGCTGAACTTGCCGGCCGAACGGCTGGCCAGCCTGGGGGCGCCGCTGAATACGATCCAGCCGGCGGGCACCATGCGTCTATCCTGGTCGCAATTGCAGTTGGCGCGTGAGGGGCAGGGCATTGCTGTGCAGGGAACGATGATGCTGGAGATGCGGGATGTGTCTTCGCGCCTGTCGCCGGTCAAGCCGCTGGGCGCGTATGTACTGGCGTTCGACTGGCAGGGGCAGCAGGCGCAGATGACATTGAAGACGGTAAAGGGGCCGATGCTGCTGTCGGGGTCAGGCATGCTGACCAACGGCAGGCTGCGGTTTTCGGGGGTGGCGGACGCTGAGGCAGGACAGGAGGAACGGCTGGGTAACCTGCTGAACCTGTTGGGGCAGCGCCGCAGGGAAGGTAATAAAAACGTAATTGCGCTAGAGTTCAAATAATGAAAACCAAACCAAGCAAGATATTCCTGGCCAGCCGTCAATGGCGCCGTAGCGGCATGATTGCCGCCCTGATGTGCGTCCTGGCGGTGCCGCCGGCATACGCGCAGGAACCGGCCAAGGGTGAGGCCGTGCTCAATTTCGTCGGCGCCGACATCGAATCGGTGGTCAAGGCGGTCGGCCATTACACCAACATGACCTTCCTGATCGATCCGCGCGTCAAGGGTACGATCAGCCTGATTTCCGAGCGGCCGGTGTCCAAGGCGGAAGCTTTCAGCCTGCTGTCTTCAGCGTTGCGCCTGCAGGGCTATACGGTGGTCATCGGCGACGGTTTTGCCAAGGTCGTGCCGGAAGCCGATGCCAAGTTGCAGGCCGGGCCGATCCAGGCCGGCCCCGGAGTGCGTGCACGCGGCGACCAGATTGCTACCCAGATTTTCCGCCTCAATTACGAATCGGCCGCCAACTTGGTGACGGTCCTGCGGCCACTGATTTCGCCCAACAACACCATCAACGCCAACCCCGGCACCAATTCGCTGGTGATCACCGACTACGCCGACAACCTGAAACGCATCGGCAAGATCATCGCTGCGCTTGACAGCCCGGCCGCCGGCGACATGGATGTGATTCCGGTGCGCCACGCGATTGCCGGCGATATCGCCACCATGGTCAACCGCCTGATGGAGCCGGCGCCCGGTACCGGTGTCGGCGACCGCGTGAGCCTGCTGGCCGATTCGCGCACCAATTCGGTCATCGTGCGGGCGCCGTCGGCGGCCCGCGCCAACCTGGCCAAGTCGCTGATTGCCAAGC
This window harbors:
- the gspL gene encoding type II secretion system protein GspL, encoding MSTLYIRFPSKAAAENAPPEAAPAGLECHFALAADSGAVEREGSAVLDQLGDVISAAQKVILLLAASDVNLLQVQVPPMSATRLKAALPNLVEEQLMSDPAECILAVGPALPDGMRTVAVVNRDWLEKAAQRVLALGARSVAAVPLQLCLPYQPDSVAAAFVKFGVSLDIDLALRTGEQEGLGLALLPAQPDTVAHEALQALCALVPHQAIALYVPQEHIPACQAAAEALAQEERIALFADNWPRWIAGARGLPFNLAAGLGGAGGPSLHLRAWRWPLALAGLVLLINIAGMNIEWWRLKGEAGELRAGMTQTFKSVYPKEPLTSDPVLQMRRNIGLARQRAGQAAPDDFLALSSAFGEAWQGAMQGRTTPGIATLEYNERTLQVTLKPEGEAPTAQIQAALKARNLSLTPKTANVWQIRSSQ
- the gspM gene encoding type II secretion system protein GspM — encoded protein: MNPPPIFVRYRQATANFWNARNERERKQLLLAAVVAVLGLTYMLLIEPAYLGRQQLQKNLPSLRQQAAEFQTMSLQASALARETPPPAPPMTRESIEAALARAGLKPQNVAIAGTDLAKVQLSSVSFAGMVAWLDDMQKSARVTVADANITSQGQTDVVNASLTLRQQKSE
- the gspN gene encoding type II secretion system protein N is translated as MTKSKGMVSRLMLWFLAGIVTIALTMLVFLPASWMAFLLEQQTGGRLTLGDVQGTLWRGSAFLGAAPSGRDPVVPLLPGRFGWRLSPLVLIGKTKLTVENATVLSQPLTVEGSWRSWRVGSAALNLPAERLASLGAPLNTIQPAGTMRLSWSQLQLAREGQGIAVQGTMMLEMRDVSSRLSPVKPLGAYVLAFDWQGQQAQMTLKTVKGPMLLSGSGMLTNGRLRFSGVADAEAGQEERLGNLLNLLGQRRREGNKNVIALEFK